The Deinococcus hopiensis KR-140 sequence TCAGGGACCGCTGACCTTATCCCACCGCCGTGTGGATCGTGAAGAACCCGTGGGGCTGCGGCTTCGGCGACGGGGGCTACGCCTACCTGCCCGACGCCTTTCTGGACCAGGAGGCGAACGGCATTTATACCCTGCCCAACGGCGCGGTGGATTCAGACATGGCAAACTTCTGAAGCCCGCGAACAGCGCGGCCCCCTTCGATGTGGCGACGTACGTCAGTCCAAGCTGGTCTCTTCCCGAAACGGGCGTCGGCAGAGACACGCCGACTGGGCATCGGCTCCAAATCACGCTCGGTCCGGCAAAGCCAAACTTCGCGGCCTGCTGGCGCACCGAACGCTCCGCTCGCCCGGCCCACGCGCGGCGCCGCGCGTGGGCCGGGGTGCGGCTCTACCCTCCCGGAAGCCCCCGTCTCCAAGGGACTGGCCCAGCATTTTGAGGCGGAGGAACGGAGCGGGCCGCCACCCTACGCGCCGATTGGGTACGATCTGGAGCCGCTGTGTCGGCGGGGCGGGCGCTGGCCGAACTGGGCGCCCCGGGCTACAGCCACGCCGACCGGTTGTTCGGCTCGGCAGCAGCCGGGCCTGCCCCGTGGGGCGGGCTACGCACTGGGGTGCGAACTGGTGCGGCGCTTTCGGCAACGGAAGGGGAGCGGCGCCCTAGAGGGTCAACGTGCGGACTTCTTTTTGACCGAGCCCAGCGAGCGAAATGCGCATGGGGGAGAATGGCGCCGTGAAGGGTGCCCTTCCACGCGCGGCGCCATTTGGACAGCTGCCCTAACCCACGCGGACGCCCTCCCTGAAGCCTTCCGCGAGGGCCAAAACGGTCAGATTTCCTGAAGTGGCCGCTCGGCCAACCACTCCGGCACCTCCTCGGGCGCGTAGGTGTCGAAGTGCAGCCGGCTCAGGGACACCAGCCGATAACCCTGCAGGGGACCCTCTTCCGCCCGCCGGTCCACGATGCAGGCGATGGCGACGCACCTGCCGCCCAGCGCTTCCACCGCGCGGACGGCCTTCAAGACGCTGCCGCCAGTGGTAAGCACGTCCTCGACGGCAACGAAGGTTTCACCGGGCGTAACGGTAAAGGCCTCGCGGACCTTCATCCCGCCCTGGCCGTCTTTCTCAGCGAAAATCGCCCGGGTGCCGTAGTGACGCGCGGCCTCGTAGGCCAGCACGACGCCGCCCATTGCGGGGCCGACGAGGGTCTGCGCCTCGATGCCCTCCCCGCGCAGCTTCTGCGCAATGGCCCGGCCGACCTGCTCAGTGAGCCGTGGGTATTGCAGCACGGTGGTGGATTGCAGGAATTTGGGTGAGTGGCGGCCCGAGGCAAGCAGAAAATGCCCCTCGTGGTACGCGCCTGCTTCCCGGTACAGCGCCAGAACGTCCATGCGGGGAGTATCGCATTCGCGCGGCGCGCGGTGCATCATGCTTTATGGACCCCGCCGATGCCCACCCCTTTCCCCCTGCCCACGCCCTGCGCTCCCGACGTCTCCTGCTCGGGATCCCCCTCACGGTCCTTGCCCAGGAAGCGGGCCTCGCGCCGCAGGTTCTGGACGCCGTGGAGCGCGGCGATTACGATCCCCGCAGCCTTCACACCCTCGCGCGCCGCGTCCTGGCCCGGGTGCTGGACCTCGATCTGTAGGCCTGCCGGCGAGGCCCGGAAGTTTTTCTGGTCGCCAGCCGCCAGCGGCCACCGGCGCTCACCGGGAGGCACGCCATGAACCAGGCCTACGTGGACGCGAGCTGGCACGAACGTCCCGACGGCTCCGGCGTGGGCGGCTGGGGCCTGGTGCTGCTGCTGCCGGGCGAGCTGCCCACGCGCTACCAGGGTCAGCTCGATGCCCCCGACAACAACGCCGCCGAGCTGCGCGCCGTGCTGGAAGCGGTGCGCCACGCCCCGGTGGGCGAGCCCCTGACCGTCTACACCGACAACGAGGCCGTGATCGCCTCGGTGGGCCGGGGCCGGGGACCGCACCTGCTGGCAGACCTCGCGCGGGAGGCGCTGGACGAGACGCAGGCGCGGGAGGTTGCCTTGCGGGTGGAGTACGTGCCCCGCACCCGGCGGCATATGCTTTCCGCCCACGAACTCGCCAACGACGCCCGGCGGGGCCTGAATACGCCAGCCACAGCGGGACCCCACGCCGACGTGCTGATCGAGCAGCGGCCCGCCGTGCCCGAGGCCCGCGTCAGCCTGCGCCGTCACGGCGAGCGCGTCACAGCCCTGGTCAACCTCGATCCCCTATCAGACGTGCCGCCGAGTGCTCAGGCCCTGCTCGCCGCCGTCACCCTGGCGCGCGCCGGCGAGGTGCTGCTCGTGCGCCGCGCGAGCAAGATCGCCCAGGCGCTGTGGCAACGGCCCGAGCGTGCCCTGCTGCCCGCCGCCCACGCCCAGTTGGCTCAGGCCCGGCAGGCGGCGGACGGACTGGGCGTACAGGTGCAATTTCAACAGACGCCGTGAGGGGAGAAGAGGGAGGGCCCGGACAGGGTGGGTTTTCCAGCGACCTCAGCCCCCAGCCCTCGCCTCCACTTCCGTTCCCTGCCCCGGTTCCAGCACGCGGATCTCCACGTCCCAGGCCTCGCCCTCACGCAAGAAATCGCTGGGGTCGCCCGTCAGGATGGGAAAGGTGCCGTAGTGCATGGGAATGGCCACCCTTGGCCGCAGGAGTTCCAGGCAGCGGGCGGCCTCCTGCGGCCCCATGGTGAAGTGATCGCCGATGGGCAGCAGGGCCACGTCCAGCTCCCGGTCCCCAATCAGACGCATGTCAGAAAAGAGGCAGGTGTCGCCCGCATGATACAGCCGCACGCCGCCCATCTCGATGACGAGGCCGGTGGGCATCCCGCCATACGTGCCGTCGGGAAAGGAGGACGAGTGCCAGGCGGGCGTAAAGGTGACGCTGCCCCACTCTGCGCGCACCGTACCGCCAATGTTCGCACCGATGGCGTTCACGGCCCCGTTCTTCGCCGCGTAGCTGCCGATTTCCACCGTACCGACGATGGGCACCCCCGCTCGCCC is a genomic window containing:
- the pyrE gene encoding orotate phosphoribosyltransferase, coding for MDVLALYREAGAYHEGHFLLASGRHSPKFLQSTTVLQYPRLTEQVGRAIAQKLRGEGIEAQTLVGPAMGGVVLAYEAARHYGTRAIFAEKDGQGGMKVREAFTVTPGETFVAVEDVLTTGGSVLKAVRAVEALGGRCVAIACIVDRRAEEGPLQGYRLVSLSRLHFDTYAPEEVPEWLAERPLQEI
- a CDS encoding helix-turn-helix domain-containing protein, encoding MDPADAHPFPPAHALRSRRLLLGIPLTVLAQEAGLAPQVLDAVERGDYDPRSLHTLARRVLARVLDLDL
- a CDS encoding ribonuclease HI, giving the protein MNQAYVDASWHERPDGSGVGGWGLVLLLPGELPTRYQGQLDAPDNNAAELRAVLEAVRHAPVGEPLTVYTDNEAVIASVGRGRGPHLLADLAREALDETQAREVALRVEYVPRTRRHMLSAHELANDARRGLNTPATAGPHADVLIEQRPAVPEARVSLRRHGERVTALVNLDPLSDVPPSAQALLAAVTLARAGEVLLVRRASKIAQALWQRPERALLPAAHAQLAQARQAADGLGVQVQFQQTP
- a CDS encoding metal-dependent hydrolase; protein product: MQIRFLGHSAFLLESGGHRVLIDPFLTGNPKAAATVEEALGWNVSAVLMSHAHGDHWGNALDFGRAGVPIVGTVEIGSYAAKNGAVNAIGANIGGTVRAEWGSVTFTPAWHSSSFPDGTYGGMPTGLVIEMGGVRLYHAGDTCLFSDMRLIGDRELDVALLPIGDHFTMGPQEAARCLELLRPRVAIPMHYGTFPILTGDPSDFLREGEAWDVEIRVLEPGQGTEVEARAGG